The following proteins are co-located in the Pseudomonas antarctica genome:
- a CDS encoding YqgE/AlgH family protein, whose product MKNVSPTYLKHQFLIAMPHMADPNFAQTLTYIVEHTANGAMGLVVNRPQELNLADILEQLRPEIDPPARCQSVPIYIGGPVQTDRGFVLHPTGPKFQATVDLEGVSLSTSQDVLFAIADGVGPEQSVITLGYAGWEAGQLEAELASNAWLTCPFDADILFNTASELRLEAAAAKLRVNLNLLTSQAGHA is encoded by the coding sequence ATGAAAAATGTCAGCCCGACCTACCTCAAGCACCAATTCCTGATCGCCATGCCCCATATGGCCGACCCGAACTTTGCGCAGACCTTGACCTATATCGTCGAGCACACGGCCAATGGTGCCATGGGGCTGGTGGTGAACCGCCCGCAAGAGCTGAACCTGGCCGACATCCTTGAGCAACTGCGCCCCGAGATCGACCCGCCGGCCCGTTGCCAGAGCGTGCCGATCTATATCGGCGGGCCGGTGCAGACCGATCGTGGTTTTGTGCTGCACCCGACCGGGCCCAAGTTTCAGGCCACGGTCGACCTCGAAGGTGTGTCGTTGTCCACTTCCCAAGACGTGCTGTTCGCCATCGCCGACGGCGTGGGGCCTGAGCAAAGCGTGATTACCCTCGGCTACGCCGGTTGGGAAGCCGGGCAACTGGAGGCCGAATTGGCCAGTAATGCGTGGCTGACCTGCCCGTTCGACGCCGACATCCTGTTCAACACCGCCAGCGAACTGCGCCTGGAAGCGGCGGCGGCCAAGTTGCGGGTCAACCTCAACCTGCTGACCAGCCAGGCGGGGCACGCCTGA
- the ruvX gene encoding Holliday junction resolvase RuvX, which produces MALRLILGFDYGTKQIGVAVGQVITGQARELCTLKAQNGVPDWNQVEALIKEWKPDAVVVGLPLNMDGTPSEMCLRAEKFARRLNGRYNLPFYTHDERLTTFEAKGERRDRGGQKGSYRDNPVDAIAAALLLQGWLDENTALFES; this is translated from the coding sequence ATGGCCTTGCGCTTGATCCTCGGGTTTGACTACGGCACCAAACAGATCGGCGTGGCAGTCGGCCAGGTCATTACCGGCCAGGCCCGCGAGCTGTGCACCTTGAAAGCCCAGAACGGCGTGCCGGACTGGAACCAGGTCGAAGCCCTGATCAAGGAGTGGAAGCCCGACGCAGTCGTAGTTGGCCTGCCCTTGAACATGGACGGCACCCCCAGCGAGATGTGCCTGCGCGCGGAAAAATTCGCCCGCCGCCTCAACGGCCGCTACAACCTGCCCTTCTATACCCACGACGAACGCCTGACCACCTTTGAAGCCAAAGGCGAGCGCCGCGACCGTGGTGGCCAGAAAGGCAGTTACCGCGACAACCCGGTGGACGCCATCGCCGCCGCCTTGCTGTTGCAGGGTTGGCTGGATGAAAACACCGCTTTATTTGAATCCTGA
- the pyrR gene encoding bifunctional pyr operon transcriptional regulator/uracil phosphoribosyltransferase PyrR — protein sequence MSLPNPAELISQMAIRLKAHLQHRAISEPRFIGIRSGGVWVAQALLEELGSDSPLGTLDVSFYRDDFSQNGLHPQVRPSALPFEIEGQHLVLIDDVLMSGRTIRAAMNELFDYGRPASVTLVCLLDLDAGELPISPDVVGATLSLEAHQRVKLSGPTPLELELQDLAL from the coding sequence ATGAGCCTGCCCAATCCCGCCGAACTGATCAGCCAGATGGCGATTCGCCTCAAGGCGCACCTGCAACACCGTGCCATCAGCGAACCGCGTTTTATCGGCATTCGCTCCGGCGGTGTGTGGGTGGCCCAAGCGTTATTGGAAGAACTGGGCAGTGATTCGCCACTGGGCACGCTGGATGTGTCCTTCTACCGCGACGACTTCAGCCAGAACGGCCTGCACCCGCAAGTGCGTCCTTCGGCCCTGCCGTTCGAAATCGAAGGCCAGCACCTGGTGCTGATCGACGACGTGCTGATGAGCGGCCGCACTATCCGCGCCGCCATGAACGAGCTGTTCGACTACGGCCGCCCCGCCAGTGTAACCCTGGTGTGCCTGCTGGACCTGGACGCCGGCGAATTGCCGATCAGCCCGGATGTAGTCGGCGCAACCCTGTCCCTGGAAGCCCACCAGCGGGTAAAATTGTCCGGTCCAACGCCGCTCGAACTCGAACTGCAAGACCTTGCCCTTTAA
- a CDS encoding aspartate carbamoyltransferase catalytic subunit — MTPLDAKRPLQLNAQGQLQHFLSLDGLPRELLTEILDTADSFLEVGGRAVKKVPLLRGKTICNVFFENSTRTRTTFELAAQRLSADVITLNVSTSSASKGETLLDTLRNLEAMAADMFVVRHGDSGAAHFIAEHVCPNVAIINGGDGRHAHPTQGMLDMLTIRRHKGGFENLSVAIVGDILHSRVARSNMLALKALGCPDIRVIAPKTLLPIGIEQYGVKVYTDMAEGLKDVDVVIMLRLQRERMAGGLLPSEGEFYRLFGLTTARLAGAKPDAIVMHPGPINRGVEIESAVADGAQSVILNQVTYGIAVRMAVLSMAMSGQTAQRQFEQENAQ, encoded by the coding sequence ATGACGCCTCTAGATGCCAAGCGCCCGCTGCAGCTCAATGCTCAGGGCCAGCTGCAACACTTCTTGTCCCTCGACGGTTTGCCCCGCGAACTGCTGACTGAAATCCTCGACACGGCCGACTCGTTCCTTGAAGTCGGTGGCCGCGCGGTGAAGAAGGTCCCGCTGCTGCGCGGCAAGACCATCTGCAATGTGTTCTTCGAGAACTCTACCCGCACCCGCACCACCTTTGAACTGGCGGCCCAGCGGCTGTCGGCCGACGTGATCACGCTGAACGTGTCCACCTCGTCGGCGAGCAAGGGCGAGACCCTGCTCGACACCCTGCGCAACCTGGAAGCCATGGCTGCCGATATGTTCGTGGTACGCCACGGCGACTCCGGTGCCGCGCACTTCATCGCCGAACACGTGTGCCCGAACGTGGCAATCATCAATGGCGGCGACGGCCGTCACGCCCACCCGACCCAAGGCATGCTCGACATGCTGACGATCCGTCGGCACAAGGGCGGCTTTGAAAACCTGTCGGTGGCCATCGTCGGCGACATCCTGCACTCGCGGGTAGCTCGCTCAAACATGCTGGCCCTCAAAGCCCTGGGTTGCCCGGACATCCGCGTGATCGCGCCAAAAACCTTGCTGCCGATCGGCATCGAGCAGTACGGCGTGAAGGTCTACACCGACATGGCCGAAGGCCTTAAGGATGTGGACGTGGTGATCATGCTGCGCCTGCAACGCGAGCGCATGGCCGGCGGCCTGCTGCCGAGCGAAGGTGAGTTCTACCGCCTGTTCGGCCTGACCACCGCGCGTTTGGCCGGCGCCAAGCCGGATGCCATCGTGATGCACCCAGGCCCGATCAACCGTGGCGTAGAGATTGAGTCGGCGGTGGCCGACGGCGCGCAATCGGTGATCTTGAACCAGGTGACTTATGGCATCGCCGTACGCATGGCCGTGCTGTCCATGGCCATGAGCGGGCAAACCGCGCAACGTCAATTCGAGCAGGAGAACGCCCAGTGA
- a CDS encoding dihydroorotase, which produces MKLSILGARVIDPASGLDHVTDLHVEAGKIIAIGAAPSGFSAVETIDAKGLVAAPGLVDLNVALREPGYSRKGSIASETRAAAAGGVTSLCCPPHTKPVLDTSAVTELILDRAREAGNCKVFPIGALSKGLEGEQLAELIALRDAGCVAFGNGLESFRSTRTLCRALEYAATFDLTVIFHSQDRDLAEGGLAHEGAVASFLGLPGIPETAETVALARDLLLVEQSGVRAHFSQLTSARGVALIAQAQARGLPVTADVALYQLILTDEALIDFSSLYHVQPPLRTLADREGLRAAVKSGVVSAISSHHQPHERDAKLAPFGATEPGISSVELLLPLAMTLVEDGLLDLPTLLARLSAGPAEALRLPAGKLAVGSAADLVLFDPASSTVAGEHWLSKGENCPFIGHSLPATVRYTLVDGRISYQA; this is translated from the coding sequence GTGAAGCTCAGCATTCTCGGCGCCCGAGTCATCGATCCGGCCAGCGGCCTGGATCACGTTACCGATCTTCATGTGGAAGCCGGCAAAATCATCGCCATCGGCGCCGCGCCCAGCGGCTTCAGCGCGGTTGAGACCATCGACGCCAAAGGCCTGGTGGCCGCGCCTGGCCTGGTGGACCTGAACGTCGCCCTGCGTGAGCCGGGTTATAGCCGCAAAGGCAGTATCGCCAGCGAAACCCGCGCCGCCGCTGCCGGTGGCGTGACCAGCCTGTGCTGCCCGCCGCACACCAAGCCCGTGCTGGACACTTCGGCCGTGACCGAGCTGATCCTCGACCGCGCCCGTGAAGCCGGCAATTGCAAAGTGTTCCCGATCGGCGCGCTGAGCAAAGGCCTGGAAGGCGAACAGCTCGCCGAGCTGATCGCCCTGCGCGACGCCGGTTGCGTGGCATTCGGCAACGGCCTGGAAAGCTTCCGCAGTACGCGCACGCTGTGTCGCGCCCTGGAATACGCGGCCACCTTCGACCTGACGGTGATTTTTCACTCCCAGGACCGCGACCTGGCCGAAGGCGGCCTGGCCCATGAAGGCGCCGTCGCCAGCTTCCTCGGCCTGCCGGGTATTCCGGAAACCGCTGAAACCGTAGCCCTGGCCCGCGACCTGCTGCTGGTGGAACAAAGCGGCGTGCGCGCGCACTTCAGCCAATTGACCAGCGCGCGGGGCGTGGCCCTGATCGCCCAGGCACAGGCTCGTGGCCTGCCGGTGACGGCGGACGTGGCGTTGTATCAGCTGATTTTGACCGATGAGGCGCTGATCGACTTTTCCAGCCTTTACCACGTGCAGCCGCCGCTGCGCACCCTGGCCGACCGTGAAGGTTTGCGTGCGGCCGTGAAGTCAGGCGTTGTCTCGGCGATCTCCAGCCATCACCAGCCCCACGAGCGGGATGCCAAGCTGGCACCGTTTGGCGCGACAGAGCCGGGCATCAGCAGCGTCGAACTGTTGCTGCCATTGGCGATGACGCTGGTGGAGGATGGCTTGCTCGACCTGCCGACGCTGCTGGCGCGCCTGAGCGCCGGCCCGGCCGAGGCCTTGCGCCTGCCGGCGGGTAAGCTGGCGGTGGGCTCGGCGGCGGACCTGGTGCTGTTTGATCCGGCCAGCTCTACGGTTGCCGGCGAACACTGGCTGTCCAAGGGCGAAAACTGCCCGTTCATCGGCCATAGCCTGCCGGCGACGGTGCGGTACACCTTGGTGGATGGGCGGATCAGCTACCAGGCCTAA
- a CDS encoding NINE protein has protein sequence MNTYRQDVMQQDTHSKVIGYLLWIFGFTGAHRFYYGKPVTGTIWFFTFGLFGIGWLIDVFLIPAMDREADLRFTAGPIEYNVAWVLLAFLGVFGLHRMYQGKWITGLIYLLTGGLFLIGVLYDFWTLNTQISIRNAERNSGR, from the coding sequence ATGAACACCTATCGACAGGATGTGATGCAGCAGGACACCCACAGCAAGGTGATTGGCTACCTGCTCTGGATTTTCGGTTTTACCGGGGCGCATCGCTTCTATTACGGCAAGCCCGTGACCGGGACAATCTGGTTTTTCACCTTCGGCCTGTTCGGTATCGGGTGGCTGATCGACGTGTTCCTGATCCCGGCCATGGACCGTGAAGCGGACCTGCGTTTTACCGCCGGGCCCATCGAATACAACGTGGCCTGGGTACTGTTGGCGTTCCTGGGTGTGTTTGGTCTGCACCGTATGTACCAGGGCAAATGGATCACTGGCCTGATCTACCTGCTGACCGGTGGGTTGTTCCTGATCGGTGTGCTGTATGACTTCTGGACGTTGAATACGCAGATTTCGATCCGCAATGCCGAGCGCAATAGCGGGCGCTGA
- a CDS encoding C40 family peptidase translates to MRPFFKTWLTICLLMPLAAHATNREQRLPNVNGFTPKVHSTPSTAKSVKLTVNRPTQVSKAHGKAIHTQLAGNTKQSSNVLSRAVNVLGTPYRWGGSSPSKGFDCSGLVKYAFNDVKAVDLPRTSNAMAAGHGLKVDRKDLKPGDLLFFKLKSRQVNHVAIYLGNDRFIHAPRRGKSVSIDTLKKPFWDKNYVIAKRVLPKEQNNLRVVQR, encoded by the coding sequence ATGCGACCATTTTTCAAGACATGGCTAACCATTTGCCTATTAATGCCACTGGCCGCCCACGCCACCAATCGTGAGCAACGTCTTCCTAACGTTAACGGTTTTACCCCTAAAGTTCACAGCACACCCAGCACTGCCAAGTCGGTAAAGCTGACCGTCAACCGCCCGACTCAAGTGAGCAAGGCCCACGGTAAAGCCATTCATACCCAACTGGCCGGCAACACCAAGCAAAGCAGTAATGTCCTCAGCCGCGCCGTTAACGTGCTCGGTACTCCTTATCGTTGGGGCGGCAGCAGCCCAAGTAAAGGGTTCGACTGCAGTGGCTTGGTGAAATATGCCTTTAATGACGTTAAAGCGGTGGATTTGCCCCGCACTTCCAACGCCATGGCCGCCGGCCACGGGCTGAAGGTTGATCGCAAGGACTTGAAACCGGGCGACCTGTTGTTCTTCAAACTGAAGAGCCGCCAGGTCAACCACGTTGCCATCTACCTGGGCAACGACCGTTTTATCCACGCACCGCGTCGCGGCAAGTCGGTGAGCATCGACACGCTGAAGAAGCCGTTCTGGGACAAGAACTACGTGATTGCCAAGCGTGTTCTGCCTAAAGAGCAGAACAACCTGCGGGTTGTGCAGCGCTGA
- a CDS encoding type IV pilus twitching motility protein PilT: MDITELLTASVRRGASDLHLSAGVAPMLRVDGEVWPLDGPALSPPQVADLLSPLLNQYQEKDFETSLETDFAFELPGVARFRANVFQQARGMGAVFRTIATEVQSLESLGLGEVFQRIARFPRGLVLVTGPTGSGKSTTLAAMIDHLNQHRRQHILTLEDPIEFIHRPKMALINQRQVQRDTHSFSTALRSALREDPDVILVGELRDLETIRLALTAAETGHLVFGTVHTTSAAKTVDRLVDVFPAGEKAMVRSMLSESLQAVVSQVLVKKIGGGRVAAHEIMLGTPAIRNLIREDKVAQMVSAIQTGGALGMKTLDMSLKALVSEGLVSREEARGQARVPGDI; the protein is encoded by the coding sequence ATGGATATCACTGAATTGCTGACGGCCAGCGTGCGTCGTGGCGCCTCTGACCTGCATTTGTCGGCTGGCGTGGCGCCGATGCTGCGTGTGGATGGCGAGGTCTGGCCCCTGGACGGCCCGGCACTGTCCCCCCCGCAAGTGGCGGATTTATTGAGCCCTTTGCTCAACCAATACCAAGAAAAGGATTTCGAAACATCTCTTGAAACGGATTTTGCCTTCGAGCTGCCGGGCGTGGCACGGTTCCGGGCGAATGTGTTCCAGCAGGCGCGCGGCATGGGCGCGGTGTTTCGTACCATTGCGACCGAAGTACAAAGCCTGGAAAGCCTCGGGCTGGGAGAAGTGTTCCAGCGGATCGCCCGGTTTCCGCGCGGCCTGGTGTTGGTGACCGGGCCAACCGGGTCCGGCAAGTCCACGACGCTGGCAGCGATGATCGACCATCTTAATCAACACCGGCGCCAGCACATTCTTACGCTGGAAGACCCCATCGAATTTATCCACAGGCCGAAAATGGCCTTGATCAACCAGCGGCAGGTACAACGCGATACACACAGTTTTTCCACGGCACTGCGCTCGGCGCTACGGGAAGACCCGGATGTCATTCTGGTGGGTGAGTTGCGCGACCTGGAAACCATACGCCTGGCGCTGACAGCGGCTGAGACCGGCCACCTGGTATTTGGCACCGTGCACACCACTTCGGCGGCAAAGACCGTGGACAGGCTGGTGGATGTGTTCCCGGCGGGGGAAAAGGCCATGGTTCGCTCGATGCTGTCGGAGTCGTTGCAGGCCGTGGTGTCCCAAGTGCTGGTCAAGAAGATCGGCGGCGGGCGGGTGGCGGCTCACGAAATCATGCTGGGCACGCCGGCCATCCGTAACCTGATCCGTGAGGACAAGGTGGCGCAAATGGTCTCCGCGATCCAGACCGGTGGGGCGCTGGGCATGAAAACGTTGGATATGAGCTTGAAGGCGTTGGTCAGCGAGGGGCTGGTCAGTCGCGAGGAGGCGCGGGGGCAGGCGAGGGTGCCGGGGGATATCTGA
- a CDS encoding YggS family pyridoxal phosphate-dependent enzyme, which yields MSTIADNIGLVSERIRAAAHAVQRDESSIHLLAVSKTKPAQAVREAYAAGMRDFGENYLQEALGKQAELTDLPLSWHFIGPIQSNKTRAIAENFAWVHSVDRLKIAQRLSEQRPADLPPLNICIQVNVSGEASKSGCTPADLPALAAAISALPRLKLRGLMAIPEPTEDRAEQDAAFATVRDLQASLNLGLDTLSMGMSHDLESAIAQGATWVRIGTALFGARDYGQPSNG from the coding sequence ATGTCGACGATAGCAGACAACATTGGCCTGGTTAGCGAGCGGATCCGCGCCGCGGCCCACGCCGTGCAACGTGACGAAAGCAGCATCCACCTGCTGGCCGTGAGCAAGACCAAACCCGCACAAGCGGTACGCGAAGCCTATGCGGCCGGGATGCGCGATTTTGGCGAGAACTACCTGCAGGAAGCCCTGGGCAAACAGGCCGAATTAACCGACCTGCCCTTGAGTTGGCACTTCATCGGCCCCATTCAATCGAACAAGACTCGTGCGATCGCCGAGAACTTTGCTTGGGTGCATTCCGTGGACCGCCTGAAAATCGCGCAACGCCTGTCCGAACAACGCCCGGCCGACCTGCCGCCGCTGAACATCTGCATCCAGGTCAACGTCAGTGGCGAAGCCAGCAAGTCCGGCTGTACACCCGCCGACCTGCCGGCCCTGGCCGCAGCGATCAGTGCCCTGCCGCGCCTGAAGCTGCGTGGTTTGATGGCGATCCCCGAGCCGACTGAAGACCGTGCCGAGCAGGATGCAGCCTTCGCGACAGTACGCGACCTGCAAGCGAGCCTGAACCTGGGCCTGGACACACTTTCCATGGGCATGAGCCACGACCTTGAGTCAGCCATCGCCCAAGGCGCCACCTGGGTGCGGATCGGTACCGCGCTGTTTGGCGCCCGCGACTACGGCCAGCCATCAAATGGCTGA
- the proC gene encoding pyrroline-5-carboxylate reductase, with the protein MSNTRIAFIGAGNMAASLIGGLRAKGLQAQHIRASDPGADTRERVSAEHGIETFADNAEAIQGVDVIVLAVKPQAMKAVCESLRPSLQPHQLVVSIAAGITCASMNNWLGAQPIVRCMPNTPALLRQGVSGLYATSEVTAQQRDQAQELLSAVGIALWLEQEQQLDAVTAVSGSGPAYFFLLIEAMTAAGVKLGLPHEVAEQLAEQTALGAAKMAVASEVDAAELRRRVTSPGGTTQAAIESFQAGGFEALVEKALGAAAHRSAEMAEQLGK; encoded by the coding sequence ATGAGCAACACGCGTATTGCCTTTATCGGCGCCGGTAACATGGCGGCCAGCCTGATCGGTGGCTTACGGGCCAAAGGCCTGCAAGCCCAGCACATCCGCGCCAGCGACCCGGGCGCCGACACACGCGAGCGCGTCAGCGCCGAGCACGGGATCGAAACCTTTGCCGACAACGCCGAAGCCATTCAGGGCGTTGACGTGATCGTGCTGGCGGTGAAGCCGCAAGCCATGAAAGCCGTGTGCGAAAGCCTGCGCCCGAGCCTGCAACCGCATCAACTGGTGGTATCGATTGCCGCTGGCATCACCTGCGCCAGCATGAACAACTGGCTGGGTGCCCAGCCAATCGTGCGCTGCATGCCCAACACCCCGGCGCTGCTGCGCCAGGGCGTGAGCGGCCTGTACGCGACGTCCGAAGTGACCGCCCAACAGCGCGACCAGGCTCAAGAGCTGCTGTCTGCGGTGGGCATCGCCCTGTGGCTGGAACAGGAACAGCAACTGGATGCGGTGACCGCCGTCTCCGGCAGCGGCCCGGCCTACTTCTTCCTGCTGATCGAAGCCATGACCGCCGCCGGCGTGAAACTGGGCCTGCCACACGAAGTCGCTGAGCAACTGGCCGAGCAAACCGCGCTGGGCGCCGCGAAGATGGCCGTCGCCAGTGAGGTGGATGCGGCCGAGCTGCGCCGCCGTGTGACGTCCCCGGGCGGCACCACGCAAGCGGCCATCGAATCGTTCCAGGCCGGGGGCTTTGAAGCCCTGGTGGAAAAAGCACTGGGTGCCGCGGCACATCGTTCGGCTGAAATGGCCGAGCAGCTGGGTAAATAG
- a CDS encoding YggT family protein has product MLGINDAAIFIIQTLGSLYLLIVLMRFILQLVRANFYNPLCQFVVKATQPLLKPLRRVIPSLFGLDMSSLVLALLLQILLFVVILMLNGYQAFTVLLLPWGLIGIFSLFLKIIFWSMIISVILSWVAPGSRSPGAELVAQITEPVLAPFRRLIPNLGGLDISPIFAFIAIQLLQSWVIPRLAYYAFMPKELFGLI; this is encoded by the coding sequence ATGCTCGGAATCAATGACGCTGCCATTTTCATCATCCAGACCTTGGGCAGCCTGTACCTGCTGATCGTGCTGATGCGTTTTATCCTGCAACTGGTGCGGGCGAACTTCTACAACCCGCTGTGCCAGTTCGTGGTGAAGGCTACGCAACCGTTGCTCAAACCCCTGCGCCGAGTGATCCCGAGCCTGTTCGGCCTGGATATGTCGTCGTTGGTACTGGCGCTGCTGCTGCAGATTTTGCTGTTTGTGGTGATCCTGATGCTCAACGGCTACCAGGCCTTCACCGTGTTGCTGTTGCCATGGGGCCTGATCGGCATCTTCTCGCTGTTTTTGAAGATCATCTTCTGGTCGATGATCATCAGCGTGATTCTGTCGTGGGTCGCACCTGGCAGCCGCAGCCCGGGTGCTGAGCTGGTTGCCCAGATTACCGAGCCCGTGCTGGCACCGTTCCGTCGGTTGATACCCAACCTGGGCGGCCTGGATATCTCGCCGATCTTCGCGTTTATCGCGATCCAGCTGCTGCAAAGCTGGGTGATCCCGCGCCTGGCCTACTACGCGTTCATGCCCAAGGAACTGTTTGGCCTGATCTGA
- the metX gene encoding homoserine O-succinyltransferase MetX has product MPAAFPPDSVGLVVPQVAHFSEPLALACGRSLPAYDLIYETYGQLNATASNAVLICHALSGHHHAAGFHSVDERKPGWWDSCIGPGKPIDTNTFFVVSLNNLGGCNGSTGPSSLNPETGKPFGADFPVLTVEDWVHSQARLADLLGIKQWAAVIGGSLGGMQALQWTISYPDRVRHCLAIASAPKLSAQNIAFNEVARQAILTDPEFHGGSFQEAGVIPKRGLMLARMVGHITYLSDDSMGEKFGRGLKSEKLNYDFHSVEFQVESYLRYQGEEFSGRFDANTYLLMTKALDYFDPAANHDDDLAKTFEGATAKFCVMSFTTDWRFSPARSRELVDALMAARKDVCYLEIDAPQGHDAFLIPIPRYLQAFSNYMNRIAL; this is encoded by the coding sequence ATGCCAGCTGCCTTCCCCCCCGATTCTGTTGGACTGGTCGTGCCCCAAGTGGCGCACTTCAGCGAACCGCTGGCCCTGGCCTGTGGCCGTTCGCTGCCGGCCTATGACCTGATCTACGAAACCTACGGCCAGTTGAATGCCACGGCGAGCAACGCCGTGCTGATCTGCCACGCCCTGTCCGGCCATCATCACGCCGCCGGTTTCCACAGTGTTGACGAGCGCAAGCCCGGTTGGTGGGACAGTTGCATCGGCCCCGGCAAGCCCATCGACACCAACACGTTCTTTGTGGTCAGCCTGAACAACCTTGGCGGCTGCAACGGTTCCACCGGCCCGAGCAGCCTCAACCCGGAAACCGGCAAGCCATTCGGCGCGGATTTCCCGGTACTGACCGTGGAAGACTGGGTACACAGCCAGGCCCGCCTCGCTGACCTGCTGGGCATCAAACAATGGGCCGCGGTGATCGGCGGCAGCCTGGGCGGCATGCAGGCGTTGCAGTGGACCATTTCCTACCCGGATCGCGTGCGCCATTGCCTGGCAATCGCCTCGGCACCAAAACTGTCGGCGCAGAACATCGCGTTCAACGAAGTGGCGCGCCAGGCCATCCTCACCGACCCCGAGTTCCACGGCGGTTCGTTCCAGGAAGCGGGCGTGATTCCCAAGCGCGGCTTGATGCTGGCGCGGATGGTCGGGCACATCACTTATCTTTCCGATGACTCCATGGGCGAAAAATTCGGCCGTGGGCTCAAGAGCGAGAAGCTCAACTACGACTTCCACAGCGTCGAGTTCCAGGTGGAAAGCTACCTGCGTTATCAGGGCGAGGAATTCTCGGGGCGTTTCGACGCCAACACCTACCTGCTGATGACCAAGGCCCTGGACTATTTCGACCCGGCCGCGAACCATGACGACGACCTGGCGAAAACCTTCGAGGGCGCCACGGCCAAGTTCTGCGTGATGTCGTTCACCACCGACTGGCGCTTCTCGCCGGCCCGCTCCCGAGAGCTGGTGGACGCCTTGATGGCCGCCCGCAAAGACGTCTGCTACCTGGAGATCGATGCACCGCAAGGCCACGATGCCTTCCTGATTCCGATCCCGCGCTACCTGCAAGCCTTCAGCAACTACATGAACCGAATAGCCCTGTGA
- the metW gene encoding methionine biosynthesis protein MetW, protein MRADLEIIQDWIPAGSRVLDLGCGDGELLSWLRDNKQVTGYGLENDPDNIAQCVAKGINVIEQDLDKGLGNFASNSFDIVVMTQALQAVHYPDRILDEMLRVGRQCIITFPNFGHWRCRWYLATKGRMPVSDFLPYTWYNTPNIHFCTFEDFEALCGEREAKVINRLAVDQQHRHGWASKLWPNLLGEIGIYRVSSPGLTDHQIAV, encoded by the coding sequence ATGAGAGCCGACCTGGAAATCATCCAAGACTGGATCCCCGCCGGCAGCCGCGTGCTCGACCTTGGCTGCGGCGATGGCGAACTGCTGAGCTGGCTGCGCGACAACAAGCAAGTCACCGGCTATGGCCTGGAAAACGACCCGGACAACATCGCCCAGTGCGTGGCCAAGGGCATCAACGTGATCGAGCAGGACCTGGACAAGGGCCTGGGCAACTTTGCCAGCAACAGCTTCGATATCGTAGTGATGACCCAAGCCCTGCAAGCGGTGCACTACCCAGACCGTATCCTCGACGAAATGCTGCGTGTAGGTCGCCAGTGCATCATCACTTTCCCCAATTTCGGCCACTGGCGTTGCCGCTGGTACCTGGCCACCAAGGGCCGCATGCCGGTGTCGGACTTCCTGCCCTACACGTGGTACAACACGCCAAACATCCACTTCTGCACCTTCGAAGACTTCGAAGCCTTGTGCGGCGAGCGTGAAGCCAAGGTGATCAACCGCCTTGCTGTCGATCAACAACACCGCCACGGCTGGGCGAGTAAGCTATGGCCCAATCTGTTGGGCGAAATCGGTATCTACCGAGTCAGCAGCCCTGGCCTGACAGACCATCAAATTGCCGTCTAA
- a CDS encoding DUF4426 domain-containing protein translates to MSRLAIFLLTACLGTSAMAADAIDSNRLKEFGDITVRYNTFTSTFLQPEQAQELEVVRDKKVGMINVFVQKGVTPIDATVTGTVKDLGGKSEMLTFKKVTENGSTNYIAQYPVPQQETKIFTINVETGGKAHGFSFNQELFPAP, encoded by the coding sequence ATGAGTCGTTTGGCTATTTTTCTACTCACCGCCTGCCTGGGCACCAGCGCCATGGCAGCGGACGCTATCGACAGCAATCGCCTGAAGGAATTTGGTGATATCACGGTGCGTTACAACACCTTCACATCCACCTTCCTGCAGCCGGAACAGGCCCAGGAACTGGAGGTGGTGCGCGACAAAAAGGTCGGCATGATCAACGTGTTCGTGCAAAAGGGCGTGACGCCGATCGATGCCACCGTCACCGGCACGGTCAAAGACCTCGGCGGCAAAAGCGAGATGCTGACGTTCAAGAAGGTCACCGAGAACGGCAGCACCAATTACATCGCCCAATACCCGGTGCCGCAGCAGGAAACCAAGATATTCACCATCAATGTTGAAACCGGCGGCAAGGCTCACGGTTTCAGTTTCAACCAGGAACTGTTCCCGGCCCCATGA